GCTGGCCGATCCAGCGCAGCAGCCAGGCGAGTGCGCGTGCGGTAACCAGGATCGCCACCAACTGCACCAGCAGCAGCGCGTGGCCCATGGCGTCAGCCCGTCGTGCCGTCGTCGACGATGAGCGGCGCTGCGCGCGAGCGGCGATGGCTGGCGATGATGTGGCCGTAGTAGAGGACCTGGCCGATCGTGTAGATGGTGATGCGGGTGACGTCGCGCACCGGCTTGAGGTGGCTGGGGCGAAACGCGCCGTGGTAGCGCGAGGCGATCGGCACCGAGACCACGCCGAGCTTCTTCTCGCGCGAGGCAGCGATCAGGATCGCCGCCTCGAACACGAAGTTCTCCGCCGGCAGGTCGACCAGGTCCAGCGCCGCGCGCGGGTACCAGCGCTGCCCGCTCTGGGTGTCGGCGATCGGCTGCCCGCAGGCCCACGAGATGCCCCAGTCGGCGACCGCGTTGGCACGCCGGCGTCCCTTCGGCTGCTGTTCGCGGTCGAGCAGGCGCGCGCCGATCACGATGTGCCCGGGATACCGCGCGGCGGCGGCCACGATGCGCGGGATGTCGCTGGCCAGGTGCTGGCCGTCGCCGTCCATCGTCAGCACCGCGTCGTAGCCCTGGCGCAGCGCTTCGCGGAAGCCGCGGCGCAGCGCCTCGCCCTTGCCGCAGCGCTCCTCGTGGCGCAGCAGGGTCACAGGCAGCGCGCCGACGATCTCCGGCGTGCGGTCGTCCGAGCCGTCGTCGATCACGATCACCGGCGCGCCGAGCGCCAGCACGGATTCGACCACCGACTGGATGGCGGCCTCCTCGTTGAGGCAGGGAATCAGCACGCACCAGCGCGCCACGGCAGTGTTCAAGCGACGTTCTCCATGTCGATCCGCAATCCGAGTGTAGCCGCGACGGGCAGTTCGCAGTGCCCGCCCGCACCGGCCAGCAGGGCCAGCAGCGGGAGGCTGGCGGCCGACGGGTTGCCGGCGCGCCAGCCCTGCAGCGGTTCCGGCAAGGGCGCGTCGGCGGGCGCGGTGCCCAGCTGCAGGTCGAGCCGGGCCAGCGTCGCCGGGCCGGCTTGCGGCGCCAGCACCAGTGCACAGCCGAATGCCTGCGCGCAGCCGGTGACTTCGGCCAGCGGGCCGCTGCCGGTGGTGTCACTGCATACCAGCAGCACCGCACGCTGCTCGGCCAGCGCCTGGCTGGCCGCTTCCAGCAGCGCGGCGCCGAAGCTGGCGCGTTGGGCGCAGATCGCGGTGGACGGTGCGTGGCAACCGGTGGCGATGGTCCAGTAGCCGACCGCGGCGTTGTGCACAGAATTGTGGAAGCGAGTGGGCGACAGCTCCGCCGGCGAGCGCGCCAGGGTGGCGCACATGTAGTCGGTGATCGCCTGGTCGCCGTGCGCGGAAGCGAACACGCAGGCCAGCGCGGCGGCATCGCGGCCGCTCATTGCCACCGCCTGGCCGGCCGCCTCGATCGCCAGCAGCACGCTTTCCGGCGCGCGCCGGCGTTCGTTCGGCGGCAGGGTGGCGGCGGCCGGCCGCGGTGACGGCGCCGGCGCGGTAGCGCCGGCCAGCAGCGCGCGCAGCGCGGCGAAGTCGGCCAGTTGCGGCGACCACAGGCCGACGCCTTCGACGTGGACGCGCAGCATGCTCATGCGGCGAATCCCGCGCGGGCGAACGCCAGGCAGGCGTTGTTGCCGCCGAAGCCGAACGAGTTGCTGAGCGCCACGTCGACGCGCTGGCGTTCGTTGCACCAGGCGAAGTGCGCGCCGCAGATCGGGTCGGGCGTGTCGCCGCCGAGGTTGCCGGGAACCAGGCCATGCTCGATCGCCTGCAGCGCGATCGTCGCCTCGACGATGCCGGCCGCGCCCAGCGTGTGGCCGGTGAAGCCCTTGGTCGAGCTGGCCCGCGTGCGGGCCGGAAAAACGCGGCCGACCAGCGCCGCCTCGACCTCGTCGTTCTTCTGGCTGGCGGTGCCGTGCAGGTTGATGTAGTCGACCCGGGCCGCGTCGAGGCCGCCGCGCGCCAGCGCGTCGTTCAACGCCAGCTCGGCGCCGAGGCCGTCCGGATGCGGCGTGGACATGTGGTGTGCGTCGCTGGCTTCGCCGTAACCGAGCAGTCGCGGCGCATCCGCCGCCGCCTCGATGCGTTCCAGCAGGGCGAAGCCGGCGGCCTCGCCGATCGAGATGCCGTTGCGCGCGGCGTCGAACGGGCGGCACGGTTCGGGCGACACCAGCTCCAGTGCGTTGAAGCCGAACAGCACGCTGTCGCACAAGGTATCCACGCCGCCGACCACCGCCGCGTCGACCAGGCCGAGGCGGATCATCCGTTCGGCGCTGGCGAACACCTTGGCGCTGGACGAGCAGGCGGTGGAAACCGTCAGGCACGGGCCCTCGAGCTCCAGCGCGGCGGCGACGAAGGCGGCCAGCGAGTGCGGCGCGTGGATCGCCGGGCGCAGCATGTCGTCGGCGAAGCCGCCGTCGGCATCGAGGCGGCGATAGGCCTCCTCGGTGGCGCCGATGCTGGCGGTGGACGTGCCCAGCAGCAGCGCCACGCGGTCGGCGCCGTAACGCGTGCGCGCGGCGTGCACGCGTTCGAGGAAGCCGTCCTGGTTCAGGCCCAGCCAGGCCAGCCGGTTGTTGCGGCAGTCCCACGCGCCGAATGCCGCGGGCAGGGCGATACCCTCCACGCCGTCGACGCGGCCGACCCAGCAGGCCAGCGGCGCACTGCTGATGTCGTTCGGGCGCAACCCGCTGCGGGCGTGTTCGAGCGCGTCGAGCTGTGCTGCGAGGCCGCTGCCCATGGCGGAAGTGGCGGTATACGCGGTGACCGCGAGGGGTGTCATGAGAATGGGCATCAGGAAAGCCTAACGGGCACCCTGCAGCTTGCCTAGCCTGTGACCGGGTGGGCATTCAGGGTGGTTGCCGCGGCATGAAGGTGCCGCGAACAGGGCACGCCAGCTAAACTGGAGCACCCCGGTTCTCCGCGAAACCCCGTGTCGTCGACCCCGTCCCCATCACGAAGCTGGCGCTATCTGCGCGACCGCGACGTGCAGCATGCCGCGCTGGTGACCGTGCTGGCGCTGGTGCTGAGCGCGGGCCTGGTCTGGCTGGGTTACCTGATCCACGTCTGCCACGTTGCCATGCGCAGCCCGCTGGCGCCGCCGCGGCGGATGGTGACGCTGGTGTTCGGCCGCCGGCTCGAGCGCGATGCGCCCGAGCATGACTACCAGCAGCGCCTGCGCCGTGCGCTGAGCCTGGCCGAGCAGCGGCAGACCGACCACCTGCTGCTGCTCGGCGGCTGCAGCGGCGGCCAGTGCAGCGAGGCGGCCGCCGGTCAGGCCTGGCTGCAGCGGCACGGTTTGGCCGGCGGGGTGCGGGTGGAACTGGAGCAGGATTCGGTCGACTCGCTGGAGAACCTGCGCCACGCGCGCCGCCTGCTGCTGGCCGAGGCCGGCGACGCCGGCCTGCCACCGGTGGCGCTGGTGACCAGCCGTTATCACCTGGCGCGCTGCCTGCTGCTGGCGCGCCGGCTCGGCTTCGATGGTTTGCCGGTTGCCGCCGAACCGGCGCTGCCGCGGCAGCGCCGCTACCTCGGCCTGTTGCTGCTCGAAGCCAGCTACCTGATGTGGATCGACCTGGGCCTGCGCTGGGCGCAGCTGATCGGGCACCGCCGGATGGCGGCGCGGATCAGCTGAGCTGGGTGGCTGATCTGGCTCAGGCCGACGCGACGCCGTGCCACGGCGGTCGACGTCGGTGCGCTTGCTAGACTGGCCGGGTTGAATCGACGAGCCGGACGATGAGCGAGCAAGCCAACCAGGCCGAAACCTTCCTGCGCGAACTGCAGGATCGCATCTGCGCCGCGATCGAACAGGCCGACGGCGCGGCGCGCTTCGAGGAAGACGCGTGGCAACGCGCGGCCGGCGGTGGCGGGCGCACCCGCGTGCTGCGCGACGGTGCAGTGTTCGAGCAGGCCGGGGTGAATTTCTCGCGCGTGCACGGCCACCAGCTGCCGCCCAGCGCCACCGCACACCGGCCGGAGCTGGCTGGCGGCAGCTTCATCGCCACCGGCGTGTCGCTGGTACTGCACCCGAAGAATCCGCACGTGCCGACCACCCACGCCAACGTGCGCTACTTCGAGGCCAGCAAGGAAGGCGTGGAACCGGTGTGGTGGTTCGGCGGCGGTTTCGACCTCACCCCGTTCTATCCGGTGGACGAGGACGTGCGGCACTGGCACACGGTGGCGCGCGACCTGTGCGAGCCGTACGGTGCGGACGTCTATCCGCGCTACAAGCAGTGGTGCGACGAGTACTTCTACCTGAAGCATCGCGACGAGACCCGCGGCATCGGCGGGCTGTTCTACGACGACTTCAACGAGGGCGGCTTCGAGCGCTGCTTCGCGTTCACACGCGACGTGGGCCAGGGTTTCCTGGATGCCTACCTGCCGATCGTGGCGCGCCGCAAGGACACGCCGTACGGCGAGCGCGAGCGCGAATTCCAGCTGTACCGGCGCGGCCGCTACGTGGAGTTCAACCTGGTCTACGACCGCGGCACCCTGTTCGGCCTGCAGTCCGGCGGGCGCACCGAATCGATCCTGATGAGCCTGCCGCCGCGTGTGCGTTTCGAATACGCCTACCAGCCCGAGCCGGGCTCGCCCGAGGCGCGGCTGATGGAATATCTGAAGCCGCGGGATTGGGTGTAGCGCCCACCCCCACTCCTCTCAGATTTCAGTCTTGAAACCGGTGGCGCGCAGGCAACGGACATAGGCGACGCTGTGCATGCTTGCGCCAGTACTGTCAATCGCATAGGCCCTCGACACAGCGGACTGGACGCGGCAGTTGCGCTCGGCGTGCTGGCGAAGTGCGTCGCGATTCATGGGTGCGCTGGCGCAGCCCACCAGCGCCGCGGCGACGACCGCGACGGCGATTGAGGTGTTCATGGCAGTCTCCCGGCGAGCCCCGGATGGTGGCTCGCTGTGTTCCGTTGTGGTGACGAATGCCGGGTCGCAGCCTACGGTGCATCCCCGTGGAACCGCTCCACCGTGGCGCCCTTGACCGGGCCAATCTGCGCGCTGTCGCTGACCTTCAGCACCACGTCGCGGCGGAACTCCAGCGTGCCCTGCACCACGGCGTGCGGGCCGATCACGATCACCGGCTTACGGTCGCTGCCCCAGTGGAACCAGCCGTTGTTCGGCTTGTCGACCAGGATGCCGCCCTCGACGTGCGAGTCGGCACCGACCGTGATGTCACCGCCGACCGTGCCGATGCCGCCGGCGACGTGAGCGCTATCCAGCACGATCGCGCCGTTGACGTTCTCCAGCCGGCCGCCGATTTCGGCGCCGCTAGCCAGATGGATGCTGCCGTTGACGGCATTCACCTTGCCGCTGACCCGGCTGTCGCCACCCAAGCTGATCGCGCCGTTGACCGTGCCCAGTTCGGTCGCCTGCGCCTTGGTGCCCAGTTCGACTTCGCCGTTGACGGTGCTGGCTTCGTGCACGCTGGCGCCATCGCCGACATGGACCGCGCCGTTGACGGTGCTGACGTCGCCAACCTGTTGCCCGGCCGCGACCTGCACCGAACCGTTGACCTTGTCGATGTCGTTGTCGCCCGCGCTGGCCAGCGGCGGCAGGCCCAGGCCCAGCGCCAGTGCGGCCAGGATGAGGATCGTCGGGAATCGACGCATGGCAATCTCCTTGAGTCTTCAGTGGGTGGGTACACGCACTAGGATGCAGCCACCGGGCCGAGGGTTGACATGACCTGTGGCAGGGGCCGCATTTGACGCTGCCGGGAGCGGCCGGCACCATTCCCGGTTTACTCATCACTGTTGGGCGCCCCCATGCACAAGCTCGTCCTGATCCGCCACGGCCAATCGCAGTGGAACCTCGACAACCGCTTCAGCGGCTGGGCCGACGTCGACCTCACCGAGCAGGGCATGGCCGAGGCGCGCGAGGCCGGCCGCCTGCTGCAGGAAGGAGGCTACGGCTTCGACGTGGCGCATACCTCGGTGCTCAAGCGCGCGGTGCGCACGCTGTGGGGCGTGCAGGACGCGATGGACCTGATGTGGATACCGGTGCTCACCGACTGGCGCCTCAACGAGCGCCACTACGGCGGCCTCACCGGCCTGAACAAGGCCGAGACTGCGGCGAAGTACGGCGAGGACCAGGTGAAGATCTGGCGGCGCAGCTACGACATCCCGCCGCCGCCGCTGGATCGGGCCGCGAACGAGTCGGTGCATGACCCGCGCTACGCGGCGCTCGACCCGAAG
This window of the Rhodanobacter soli genome carries:
- a CDS encoding glycosyltransferase family 2 protein gives rise to the protein MNTAVARWCVLIPCLNEEAAIQSVVESVLALGAPVIVIDDGSDDRTPEIVGALPVTLLRHEERCGKGEALRRGFREALRQGYDAVLTMDGDGQHLASDIPRIVAAAARYPGHIVIGARLLDREQQPKGRRRANAVADWGISWACGQPIADTQSGQRWYPRAALDLVDLPAENFVFEAAILIAASREKKLGVVSVPIASRYHGAFRPSHLKPVRDVTRITIYTIGQVLYYGHIIASHRRSRAAPLIVDDGTTG
- the gpmA gene encoding 2,3-diphosphoglycerate-dependent phosphoglycerate mutase; translation: MHKLVLIRHGQSQWNLDNRFSGWADVDLTEQGMAEAREAGRLLQEGGYGFDVAHTSVLKRAVRTLWGVQDAMDLMWIPVLTDWRLNERHYGGLTGLNKAETAAKYGEDQVKIWRRSYDIPPPPLDRAANESVHDPRYAALDPKDIPDTECLKDTVARVLPYWHEVLAPAIRSGQRVLVVAHGNSLRALVKYLDGISDEAIVELNIPNGVPLVYEFDDALKPLRHYYLGDADAIAAKMAAVANQGKAK
- a CDS encoding beta-ketoacyl synthase chain length factor, giving the protein MSMLRVHVEGVGLWSPQLADFAALRALLAGATAPAPSPRPAAATLPPNERRRAPESVLLAIEAAGQAVAMSGRDAAALACVFASAHGDQAITDYMCATLARSPAELSPTRFHNSVHNAAVGYWTIATGCHAPSTAICAQRASFGAALLEAASQALAEQRAVLLVCSDTTGSGPLAEVTGCAQAFGCALVLAPQAGPATLARLDLQLGTAPADAPLPEPLQGWRAGNPSAASLPLLALLAGAGGHCELPVAATLGLRIDMENVA
- a CDS encoding YdcF family protein, with translation MSSTPSPSRSWRYLRDRDVQHAALVTVLALVLSAGLVWLGYLIHVCHVAMRSPLAPPRRMVTLVFGRRLERDAPEHDYQQRLRRALSLAEQRQTDHLLLLGGCSGGQCSEAAAGQAWLQRHGLAGGVRVELEQDSVDSLENLRHARRLLLAEAGDAGLPPVALVTSRYHLARCLLLARRLGFDGLPVAAEPALPRQRRYLGLLLLEASYLMWIDLGLRWAQLIGHRRMAARIS
- the hemF gene encoding oxygen-dependent coproporphyrinogen oxidase, whose protein sequence is MSEQANQAETFLRELQDRICAAIEQADGAARFEEDAWQRAAGGGGRTRVLRDGAVFEQAGVNFSRVHGHQLPPSATAHRPELAGGSFIATGVSLVLHPKNPHVPTTHANVRYFEASKEGVEPVWWFGGGFDLTPFYPVDEDVRHWHTVARDLCEPYGADVYPRYKQWCDEYFYLKHRDETRGIGGLFYDDFNEGGFERCFAFTRDVGQGFLDAYLPIVARRKDTPYGEREREFQLYRRGRYVEFNLVYDRGTLFGLQSGGRTESILMSLPPRVRFEYAYQPEPGSPEARLMEYLKPRDWV
- a CDS encoding beta-ketoacyl-[acyl-carrier-protein] synthase family protein → MTPLAVTAYTATSAMGSGLAAQLDALEHARSGLRPNDISSAPLACWVGRVDGVEGIALPAAFGAWDCRNNRLAWLGLNQDGFLERVHAARTRYGADRVALLLGTSTASIGATEEAYRRLDADGGFADDMLRPAIHAPHSLAAFVAAALELEGPCLTVSTACSSSAKVFASAERMIRLGLVDAAVVGGVDTLCDSVLFGFNALELVSPEPCRPFDAARNGISIGEAAGFALLERIEAAADAPRLLGYGEASDAHHMSTPHPDGLGAELALNDALARGGLDAARVDYINLHGTASQKNDEVEAALVGRVFPARTRASSTKGFTGHTLGAAGIVEATIALQAIEHGLVPGNLGGDTPDPICGAHFAWCNERQRVDVALSNSFGFGGNNACLAFARAGFAA